In the Pseudomonas sp. ADAK2 genome, one interval contains:
- a CDS encoding sigma-54 dependent transcriptional regulator produces the protein MIEAPALRRLLVVDPCDDCHRLLPGLRAVGWDVDSCTLENAADRTCDVGLLRLQPFHLERPEAVKELISRSGTEWIAVLNQEVLRLQNVGDFVCEWFFDFHTLPFDVSRVQVTLGRAFGMARLRGQGTIHIDQPEHELLGDSKPIRELRKLLSKLAPTESPVLIRGESGTGKELVARTLHRQSQRHSKPFVAINCGAIPEHLIQSELFGHEKGAFTGAHQRKVGRIEAANGGTLFLDEIGDLPLELQANLLRFLQEKHIERVGGSQPIPVDVRVLAATHVDLEASIEKKRFREDLYYRLNVLQVVTAPLRERHGDLSMLANHFSHFYSHETGRRPRSFSEDALIAMGKHDWPGNVRELANRVRRGLVLAEGRQIEARDLGLISQQTVAAPMGTLEDYKTRAERQALCDVLNRHSDNLSIAAKVLGVSRPTFYRLLHKHQIR, from the coding sequence ATGATAGAAGCGCCTGCTTTACGACGTCTGTTAGTGGTTGATCCTTGCGATGATTGCCACCGTCTTTTGCCGGGCTTGCGCGCGGTAGGGTGGGATGTCGACAGCTGTACGCTGGAAAACGCCGCCGATCGCACCTGCGATGTCGGGCTCCTGCGATTGCAGCCCTTCCACCTGGAGCGACCCGAAGCCGTCAAGGAATTGATCAGCCGCAGCGGCACCGAATGGATTGCCGTGCTCAACCAGGAAGTCCTGCGCCTGCAGAACGTCGGGGATTTTGTGTGCGAATGGTTCTTTGACTTCCACACCCTGCCGTTCGATGTGTCCCGGGTTCAGGTAACCCTCGGGCGCGCGTTCGGCATGGCGCGGCTGCGCGGGCAGGGCACGATTCACATCGATCAGCCAGAACACGAGTTGCTCGGTGACAGCAAGCCGATCCGCGAACTGCGCAAGCTGCTGAGCAAACTGGCGCCCACCGAGTCGCCCGTGCTGATCCGTGGTGAAAGCGGCACCGGCAAAGAATTGGTCGCCCGCACCTTGCACCGACAATCCCAGCGCCACAGCAAGCCCTTTGTGGCGATCAACTGCGGCGCGATTCCCGAACACCTGATCCAGTCCGAATTGTTTGGCCACGAGAAAGGCGCCTTCACCGGCGCGCACCAACGCAAGGTGGGGCGGATCGAAGCGGCGAACGGCGGCACCCTGTTTCTCGATGAAATCGGCGACCTGCCGTTGGAGTTGCAAGCCAATCTGCTGCGCTTCCTCCAGGAAAAACACATCGAACGAGTCGGTGGCAGTCAGCCGATTCCGGTGGATGTGCGGGTGTTGGCGGCGACCCACGTCGACCTTGAAGCGTCCATCGAAAAGAAACGCTTTCGCGAAGATTTGTACTATCGCCTCAACGTCCTGCAAGTGGTCACCGCGCCGCTACGTGAACGCCACGGCGATCTGTCGATGCTGGCCAACCACTTTTCCCATTTCTATAGCCATGAAACCGGTCGCCGTCCGCGCAGCTTCAGCGAAGACGCGCTGATCGCCATGGGCAAGCATGACTGGCCGGGCAATGTTCGCGAGCTGGCCAATCGGGTACGTCGCGGGTTGGTGCTGGCCGAAGGACGCCAGATCGAAGCGCGAGACCTGGGGCTGATCAGCCAGCAGACCGTCGCCGCGCCGATGGGCACGCTGGAAGACTACAAGACCCGCGCTGAACGCCAGGCCTTGTGCGATGTGCTTAACCGCCACAGCGATAATTTGAGCATCGCCGCCAAGGTGCTGGGGGTGTCCAGGCCTACCTTCTACCGTTTGTTGCACAAGCATCAGATCCGTTAG